gagacagcactgggagaatgtgcttgctccaattctgcaaaaGCGTctgggcagccttcaccgacgaatttctccgaagCCAAGCACGAtagattgtcagttcctgctctgccttcacgaagaagtgcacggattccccgggatgcttggcagcgtcagttgcatgcactggcaatggaagaattgtccggtggcgtggagggggtcgtacacgagcggccacaaaggcacccaccccaccgttgtactcgaggtcgtcgccgactaccggctatggatctggcatgcgtactttggggtccccggctcgaacaacgacataaacgtgctccaccaattcgacctcttcgccgaagttttggatggtaaagcatcggccatcaacttcaccgctaacaaccggcgctataaaatcaggtactatcttgccgacgacatctacctaaagtggccaaccttcgtgaagacgtgcactaGGCCTATGAATGCAAAGCATacgctttttgcgcagaagcaggaggctgctcggaaggatgtggagcgggcgttcgAGGTTCTCCAAgtgcgcttcaacattatcaaagcctcggctcgtacgtggttcatggagagcatggtcgacataaTGTATaggtgcataatcttgcacaacatgattgtccaagacgaaggacccgaggtgggaaattggttcgaccctgaagaccccggaagctcaaccgcaagtagtccgtctcgaagtggagtgcattcgtctatacaagaacggttgtctattcgggcaatgacacgtgactctaccgcccacgcccaactccaagatgatctaatggagcacatttgggcaaactttggcaaagaaattaaattatgtattttattttttttataatttttaattatatttttttaatttttttcgaattttatgttgtatgttattttatttttaatgaagtgtgtttttctattaattgaatatgttggaaaaaaaataaaaaaaaatgaaattgaatgaatagtaatttaagggacggttaagtgacggagggttgcaggttccgtcccttaggtaagggatggagtaaaaatgtacagtggggcccgtgaatagtaatttaagggacggtttagtgacagcgttgtggatggcctaatggtCTATAAATTGCCACatgtaaattcattttttattttttttaatattaaaaactcTAAATTTAGGGTTTCAGATCAATATATCAACACCATGTTTTAaatatgtcaacacagtttCTCATTGACATTTTACATGTATTAAGCTGACATATTTTGTTAGTTATATTGACCTTATCTGcttgacaaaaaatatgaaaatttattaaaaaaattcagattttgatcttgaaacatatgcaattgagatctcgttggaatctttattaaattatctttaatttgatatatgttgtgtgaaaaaataatttaaattgagatagttataatcatttaaagtttagagattatttttcaaaagttagttacaattaatttgttgtaaattaacCTTAATAtctttattgatattttttattgatgTTGGATTATGATTTAGGCCTTTGATTTAAATAtctaataattattatttaattataattaataattaagtattgagttagcaatataatgtTCTAAACAATTGATCGGCTATTTTCAGTCTAACCTGACTTCGTTAGTTAAAAACAAAAGGTGTTACAATTAGATATCCAAAATAGTGAATGTATATACGTGACAGGCTCGTAGAGTTATCATATCCCATAGCTCTTCTAGATATCAGCTCCCATTCTCCTAAACCCTTTTAATTACTCCATCCAAATCGCTCAATGCAAAATCTCTTAGCTCAAAATTGATTTCTTCTTCCCATTTATGGGTCAAAACTGTTTTCAAGAATCGGCAAGATTCACCATTTTTGCTCGTTATCAGGTACTTGCAAAAATTTTGTGCTTCAAGATTTGCTTTCGCAAATCCCTAATTTCTTCTTTCTTGTTCATGCAGCTGAGCCCGGGGGAATATGCTAACTCGGGATTGCTTTTGAAGTGAGGTTAGAATATTGCTTTTCATGGAAATGAAAACGTTTGCTTATTTATTTCTGTATTCGATTgatttacattttgaatttgagGAAATCTTTTCTACAGTTTTGGGTGATTTGGGTTTCCTTATGTGGAGTTTGAGGTGGATTTTAGTTCTAAGGACGTTTAGTCTTGTGATTGTTGGTTTCGAATTAGTTGCTACCAATGCAGGTTGTGTTAACAATTACATGTATTAAGTTTTATTGGATGGTTGACATTTTCCTCTCAGGATTTTGCAAAGACTGGTTTTTTCGTTAAATTCGTGTAAATTACATGTGCAGAGACATGTATCTTTCAATCACCTCGCCAGCCAGTAAGCTTTTTAGGGTTCAACCATATATAGTGGACAAAGCTTTTCCTTTCAGTAAAATTGTAATGTCATCCTTTGGCTTAGAGCTGTTCCAATTTGGTGGTGTGTTGTTAGAGGATAAAGCTCTTGCTCTGTGTCTGTGTATGTCAGACACCAGTCACTTGTGTGACTGGTTGTGGTTGTCAGTTTTCTTGCATGTAGAATGTTCCATTCTATTACTACTTGTGGGAGTTAGTTGGTTTATCAACATTCGGTCTACAAATTGGCAGACCATGAGTCCGTAGGTGGTTTCAAACTTCCAGTTCTTGCTCACCGAGTGTCTGGTTCCAGGGAGGTTCTCTGTTAGCCTCCATTTGTTTAATTAGTTTCTGCTACCTAGAAGAATAGCTGAACTACATGTATAATGAAAGACTGATTTGCTGCTACATGTATAAAAGCAAACACTTGTATTCCTTCATGTTTTTGCACACAAATTCCCTTGTTACATTTGATATGTTATGCCGTATTCAGTCTTTATTTTTAAGATGCGCCTTTTTTCCCTCATAGCTTCTTAATCCTGCTTTTTTTGATATACAACTAGATTCTTCTTGCATATGTTATCAGTGAATGTTGGTTGTTCGATTACCAGTTCCTGGTCAAGGATATGGGTGCCACTGGGATTTCTGGCGCCAAACTGGATATTAATCACAATGTCTCTTTTTGTTCCAGGTTCGGAAAATGATCTTGACAAAGCAATACCGCTGCGTACATTCGCCAAGTTGTGCTTGTACAAAAGGTCACCTTAGTGAAGAAatcatatttttagtttttaaccATTTAAATTGGAACCCAAAATTGATTGCAGCACTTTCTTGTGCTTGCAAATGGTTTGATGATCTTGCCAAACGTGTTCTTTGGAAGGAATTCTGCAAAACTCGAGCTCCTAAGATGATGCTTGATATGCAGTCAAGTGGGAGTCACAGTGTAGATGGAAACTGGAGAGCTCTTGGTAAGCTGCTCATATATTGTTCTGGATCACGCAAGGATGGGCTGTTCAGTAGTAGTCACATTCCAGGTCATTTTGTCTACCGTACACGCTTCTCAAGGACATCAGGGAAGAGCTTTTTGCTACCACAATGCAGAACAGATGTCTTGTACGTATCAGATCCTTGTGAGCACCTTGACCAGGGGGATGATGGTGATGTGGGATTCTTTCGTGGAATATTCAAATCTTTTGCTACTTCAAAGGCCAGGAAACTGCTCATAAACAGAAGCGCTCCACTACATCCAACTGAGATCTGCCCTTACTGTAAGGCAAAGCTATGGAACATGCTCGCGGCAAAGATGATACCATCGAGTGCTAGCTGCCGGTTGGGTGCTTATGATGATTGCATCGAGTACTATGTTTGCCTTAACGGACATGTGCTCGGGATTTGTACCCTCTTGCCCTTGTCGGACACCGATGAAGCATCAGAAGAGTGAAGCATGATTAGAGGCCAGGTAGGCTTTGCTACCTGAATCTCATGTTCAGTTCTGTAGTAGACAATTTTGACTTGTTGTTTGTAGCTAATAAGAGTGCATTTTCTTTCATGGTAAACATATATTTGCTCCTTTTCTACTCTTTTCACATATTTTGTAGAGTAGATAAATTGTCCAGAAAATGTGTTTACCggtatctctattttatttcagCAGGTGTCAGAGACTTGATGCTTAATGGTGGCTGCTACAAATTGTATTTGCTCAGCTGGCCACACACATGATTGTTAACTACTCTATCTACTCCATTGTTTGTACATTTTAATGGAAGTGCAGCTTGAGAGTTTGTAATATACAAGTGCTTGTCTTCAATTAATTTAAACGACTCTTAACTTGAGGGGAATTATTGGACTTGGCTTCTAGAATCTACGTCGGAGAACGCTCCTGATCCCAACTTCCTACATACAAGCTTCTGCTGAGGCAACTGGTCATTGCTCAAGGCTGTTACTTATAGCATGCTCATCTTTCAAGTCTCCTCACAAAATCCCCTTGGCTAGCTCGTTCTCTACGTATTGTTGGATCACAAGTTTCACTCGCCTCGCCCCGTAGTTTGGGTCATATCACAGACAACCCAGCAGTTATAATGCATTGTCACTCACCTCTCTCAGTATCTTCCCATCTGCTTTGCACCCTATCCAACTGTCAACAACTAAACTAACAAATACACCTATTCCATATTTTTTATGATACAcaagtaaaaatttcattaaaccACCATTTTATGGCCTTCATGCCACATCTCTTGACATGAACCACCATTTTTGACGACTTATTAAATGGACGGAGATTGGCTTATGCTTTTTCTCAGGCTTTTAGCTAAATCTAGGTAACTAAACAACTATGAATGTCATAAAAACTCTTTGCTCCGCATTTCTTGCTAATCAAAAGGAGCCTAATCGTGTTGTATGTTTCATGTCCGCAGTTAATAAGATGCAAAGTCCACAAATTTGAGTGGAAGTGCATCTATTTGCTTGTTTGAATACTAATAAAGGGcatttctatctttttcttctTACAAGGAAAAGCTCAACCTGCATAACAGTGTCTAAGATATTGGCTCGACTCAACCTGTGCATCCATTATTGGTTCAATGACAagcaagagagagaaagagacttCAGAATCTCTCCACCAAGAACAGCTGTGGCAGCTGCCACACCTGACCTAATGAAATAGTACAAGAAAAAACAATATCCGCCCACCTTTTTGTACGCAACTACAAAGGCACATCGTGCACATGAATAGCTATGCACATACAGAGCAAAAATGAAATTTGATCAAAGAACTAAACCATTTGCCCATTCAGCAACTGTAAATGTCTTATTTCCAAAAACAGTGTATAAATCCTCAAACGAATTATGACAGTGATATCAGCAACTATAATGGTTGCG
This sequence is a window from Salvia splendens isolate huo1 chromosome 5, SspV2, whole genome shotgun sequence. Protein-coding genes within it:
- the LOC121804705 gene encoding EID1-like F-box protein 2 — translated: MILTKQYRCVHSPSCACTKGHLSEEIIFLVFNHLNWNPKLIAALSCACKWFDDLAKRVLWKEFCKTRAPKMMLDMQSSGSHSVDGNWRALGKLLIYCSGSRKDGLFSSSHIPGHFVYRTRFSRTSGKSFLLPQCRTDVLYVSDPCEHLDQGDDGDVGFFRGIFKSFATSKARKLLINRSAPLHPTEICPYCKAKLWNMLAAKMIPSSASCRLGAYDDCIEYYVCLNGHVLGICTLLPLSDTDEASEE